One Drechmeria coniospora strain ARSEF 6962 chromosome 01, whole genome shotgun sequence genomic region harbors:
- a CDS encoding metallopeptidase MepB, whose product MDSRRAVKSLLFLFLSLLCPLLATATVAASQTGRRPFGDGQVARSPMANKRSAESRFVVPPQRPPVFNATAESILADVEKLKSLVRGVYDKIVAEVHPDHANFGNVMEPMLQSQNLWREGTIPLCLYQHISTNASLREASSKAEKLVAKFHLEMVMRVDVFKLVDAVNSRKSSENLTLEQHRVLEREYLKRVYKGLLLPSDRQRLELEEQENRLTKLRVDAHKNLGGDNKEIWFTREELEGVPAAEIDLGQLQNGTGENEGKFRLTFKHPHSVPLMKYATREDTRRRYSMADANKAIANVPLFREMVVIRDKMARSLGYVNYASLRIESKMAKTTQHVYDFLNDLRKKLAPGSAEEANRLLECKRRDFERRNETFDGTFYVWDIAYYSRIMKEEEYDVSDQEIAEYFPLNSTLTGMLSIFEDLFGLRFVRVEAGDRAVLSPTGKAEDIVWHPDVALYAVWNDEEAGGDFLGYLYMDLHPRPHKYGNNANAGIIPGFSLGEGKTKARNYPVTVLICNFSGPTRSTPALLKHREVVTLFHELGHGITDLVSQTRYSEVHGNRVSEDFLETPSQMLENWCWDQSVLRRLSSHWETKAQIPDAMTERLVKSREFNSVIGHQQQLFLSLFDMAVYTPQSAEELEKMDIPKLWFDLRKGTSSIVEPKEWSNRFGAIGQFFHSYDAGYYGYLYSKVFSADMFDAKFKANPMNRTEGRRYRQIVLERGGSMDEMSILKEFLGREPKSDAFSQLLGISQ is encoded by the exons ATGGACAGCCGTCGTGCCGTAAAgtccctcctcttcctcttcctctccctcctgtgccccctcctcgccaccgcAACGGTCGCGGCGTCCCAAacaggacggcggccgttCGGAGATGGACAagtcgctcgctcgccgatggcgaaCAAGAGATCGGCCGAGTCCAGGTTTGTCGTTCCGCCCCAGCGCCCCCCCGTCTTCAACGCGACGGCCGAATCCATCTTGGCCGACGTGGAGAAGCTCAAGAGCTTGGTGAGGGGCGTCTACGACAAGATCGTTGCCGAGGTGCACCCTGACCATGCCAACTTTGGCAATGTCATGGAGCCGATGCTGCAGAGCCAAAACCTTTGGCGTGAGGGGACCATACCGCTGTGCCTGTACCAGCACATCTCCACCAATGCCTCTCTACGCGAAGCGTCGAGCAAGGCCGAGAAGCTGGTGGCCAAGTTCCACCTCGAAATGGTGATGCGCGTCGACGTCTtcaagctcgtcgatgccgtgaACAGCAGGAAGTCGTCGGAGAATCTGACGCTGGAGCAGCACCGCGTGCTGGAAAGGGAGTACTTGAAGCGTGTCTACAAAGGCCTCCTCCTGCCTTCCGACCGTCAGCGCCTCGAATTGGAAGAGCAGGAGAATCGTTTGACCAAGTTGAGGGTCGACGCGCACAAAAACCTTGGCGGGGACAACAAAGAAATCTGGTTCACGCGagaggagctcgagggcgtGCCCGCGGCCGAAATTGACCTCGGCCAACTCCAGAATGGCACCGGAGAGAACGAGGGTAAATTCAGGCTGACGTTCAAGCACCCCCATTCCGTCCCCCTGATGAAGTATGCCACTCGCGAAGACACTCGGCGGCGGTACAGCATGGCCGATGCGAACAAG GCCATCGCCAACGTACCCCTTTTCCGGGAAATGGTCGTGATCCGGGACAAGATGGCTCGCTCGCTCGGATACGTCAACTATGCCAGCCTGCGGATCGAGTCGAAgatggccaagacgacgcAGCACGTCTACGACTTCTTGAACGACCTACGAAAGAAGCTGGCACCGGGGAgtgccgaggaggccaaCCGTCTCCTCGAGTGCAAACGACGTGACTTTGAGCGCCGGAACGAAACCTTTGATGGCACGTTTTACGTCTGGGACATCGCGTATTACTCGCGAATCATGAAGGAAGAGGAGTACGACGTCAGCGATCAGGAGATCGCCGAGTACTTTCCCCTCAACTCTACCCTGACCGGCATGCTAAGCATTTTCGAGGATCTCTTCGGCCTCCGCTTTGTCCGAGTCGAGGCCGGGGACCGAGCGGTGCTGAGCCCGACGGGCAAGGCCGAAGACATTGTCTGGCACCCAGACGTTGCCCTGTACGCCGTTTGgaacgacgaggaggcaGGCGGCGACTTCCTGGGCTACCTGTACATGGACCTGCACCCCCGCCCCCACAAGTACGGCAACAACGCAAACGCCGGCATCATCCCTGGCTTCAGCCTTGGGGAGGGCAAGACGAAGGCTAGAAACTACCCCGTGACGGTGCTCATCTGCAACTTCAGCGGCCCGACCAGGAGCACACCGGCGCTCCTCAAACATCGAGAAGTCGTCACCCTGTTCCACGAACTTGGCCACGGCATCACGGATCTCGTCAGCCAAACTCGCTACAGCGAAGTCCACGGCAACCGCGTGTCCGAAGACTTTCTCGAAACGCCGTCGCAGATGCTCGAGAACTGGTGCTGGGACCAGAGCGTCCTCCGCCGTCTGTCCTCTCACTGGGAAACGAAGGCGCAGATCCCCGATGCCATGACGGAGCGCCTCGTCAAGTCGAGAGAATTCAACTCGGTGATCGgccaccagcagcagctctTCCTCAGCCTCTTCGACATGGCCGTTTATACGCCccagtcggccgaggagctggagAAGATGGACATTCCCAAGCTTTGGTTCGATCTACGGAAGGGAACCTCGAGCATCGTGGAGCCCAA GGAGTGGTCCAACAGGTTCGGCGCCATCGGTCAATTCTTCCACAGCTACGATGCCGGCTACTACGGATACCTCTATTCCAAAGTCTTTTCCGCCGACATGTTCGACGCGAAATTCAAGGCGAACCCCATGAACCGCACCGAGGGCCGCAGGTATCGCCAGATTGTGCTCGAGCGTGGCGGCAGCATGGATGAGATGTCGATTCTGAAAGAATTTCTGGGTCGCGAGCCCAAGTCGGACGCATTTTCCCAACTACTGGGCATTTCTCAGTAG
- a CDS encoding MFS transporter — translation MAPTGTQADAVKGLLLARLPVADLGQLSLLYLMCFLDRTNIGNAKVAHLERSIGIDPATDTEKFPATLTIFFVSYALFEALCNFLLKKFRPSIFIPVIMILWGSCMLGMGFVKNWSGLMAGRWFLGVCEAGLFPGINYYLSCWYRRDEFGVRAAIFFSAAAISGSFGGLLAAAIQKMDGLAGLQGWAWIFIIEGMLTIIIALASFWMVHDFPDEAKFLSEDDRARVILRLKRDGQHSAEHEDFKWDYLWAAFKDWKTYAGMLIYMGPLMPLYAFSTFLPSIIQNMSFTDKEQIVKNQLLSVPPYALAALLTVVVGFWSDKCQRRGVFNMGCAAIGITGFIMLMATTKPGVQYAGTFLGACGIYPSISLTIAWVANNVEGVYKRGIVLGFVIGWGNLNGVVSSNIYRNPPRYFAGHGTVVAYLFVCMFGGSALMWVLLGRENRKRRNGERDHWIEGKTDAEINALGDKRPDFIYTL, via the exons ATGGCACCGACGGGCacgcaggccgacgccgtcaagggGCTACTGCTCGCCCGTCTACCAGTTGCTGACCTTGGTCAGCTTTCTCTCCTGTATCTCATGTGCTTCCTGGACCGCACCAACATCGGGAACGCCAAGGTGGCCCACCTCGAAAGGAGCATAGGCATCGATCCCGCGACGGACACGGAAAAGTTTCCCGCCACTCTCACCATCTTTTTCGTCTCGTATGCCCTCTTTGAGGCCCTGTGCAATTTTCTCCTCAAAAAGTTCCGTCCTTCCATCTTCATCCCCGTCATCAT GATCCTCTGGGGTTCCTGCATGCTCGGCATGGGCTTCGTGAAAAACTGGTCTGGCCTGATGGCAGGCAGATGGTTCTTGGGCGTCTGCGAGGCCGGCCTCTTTCCCGGAATCAACTACTACCTGTCCTGCTGGTATCGGCGCGACGAGTTTGGCGTCCGCGCCGCCATcttcttctcggccgccgccatctccGGTTCCTTTGGaggcctgctcgccgccgccatccaaAAGAtggacggcctcgccggcctgcagGGCTGGGCTTGGATCTTCATCATCGAGGGTATGctcaccatcatcatcgccttgGCTTCCTTTTGGATGGTGCACGACTtccccgacgaggccaagttTCTCTCCGAGGATGACCGTGCCCGCGTTATCCTGCGCCTCAAGCGCGACGGTCAACACTCGGCCGAGCACGAGGACTTCAAGTGGGACTACCTCTGGGCTGCCTTCAAGGACTGGAAGACGTACGCCGGCATGCTCATCTACATGGGCCCGCTCATGCCCCTCTATGCCTTCAGCACCTTCCTTCCCAGCATCATCCAGAACATGAGCTTCACCGACAAGGAGCAGATCGTCAAGAATCAACTCCTGAGCGTGCCGCCCTATGCCCTCGCCGCACTGCTCACCGTTGTCGTCGGTTTCTGGTCCGACAAGTGCCAGAGGCGCGGCGTTTTCAACATGGGatgcgccgccatcggcatcaCCGGCTTCATCATgctcatggcgacgacgaagccggggGTCCAGTACGCGGGTACCTTCCTCGGCGCGTGCGGCATTTACCCCAGCATCTCCCTCACCATCGCCTGGGTGGCCAAcaacgtcgagggcgtctaCAAGAGAGGCATCGTCCTCGGATTCGTCATCGGATGGGGCAACCTCAACGGCGTGGTGAGCAGTAACATCTACCGCAACCCGCCCCGGTACTTTGCCGGTcacggcaccgtcgtggCATATCTGTTCGTCTGCATGTTTGGAGGCAGCGCACTGATGTGGGTGCTGCTCGGGAGGGAGAACAGGAAACGGCGGAATGGGGAGCGGGATCATTGGATCGAGGGCAAGACGGACGCTGAGATCAACGCGCTCGGCGACAAGCGACCCGACTTCATCTATACCCTCTGA
- a CDS encoding hypothetical protein (related to trans-aconitate 3-methyltransferase) yields the protein MSLFGLQRILTYGRRATFSAAGYAAARPAYPASLFKAILAHHQGQRRTDTGLLLDLGCGHGLIAREMSAHFGQVVGLDPSAGMIEQASSTTHEANVTFRQGGSEDLSFLPDKAVDMVVSGQAAHWFDYAKAWPELARVVKPGGSLAFWGYKDNILVGHARANRIFDQFCYGDGDVAAGVESLNRYWEQPGRDKVRNLLRDVEPPAKEWQEVKRILYDVGADTTEIPDGERAWMRMRLNLGALEAYVRTFSAFQGWRDAHPEARSRDEGGEGDIADMLMDRIVESEPEWKAMGARWREAEAETVWGTYILLARRSEER from the exons ATGTCTCTGTTTGG CTTGCAGAGGATTCTGACATACGGCAGAAGAGCAAccttctcggcggcgggctaCGCAGCTGCAAGACCGGCGTATCCGGCCAGTCTCTTCAAGGCGATTTTAGCACATCATCAGGGCCAACGACGCACCGATACCGGCTTGCTCTTGGACCTCGGTTGCGGCCACGGGCTGATTGCGAGAGAGATGAGCGCCCATTTCGGCCAGGTCGTCGGACTCGACCCCAGCGCCGGCATGATCGAGCAAGCATCTTCGACGACGCACGAGGCCAACGTCACGTTTCGTCAAGGCGGCAGCGAGGACCTCTCGTTCCTGCCTgacaaggccgtcgacatggTCGTCTCGGGCCAGGCTGCCCACTGGTTCGATTACGCCAAGGCCTGGCCGGAGCTCGCTCGGGTGGTCAAGCCCGGCGGGTCGCTCGCCTTCTGGGGCTACAAGGAcaacatcctcgtcggccacgctCGCGCCAACAGGATATTCGACCAGTTCTGctacggcgatggcgacgtcgccgctggCGTCGAAAGCCTGAATCGCTACTGGGAGCAGCCGGGGCGCGACAAGGTCCGCAACCTGCTGCGGGATGTggagccgccggcgaagGAGTGGCAGGAGGTGAAGCGTATCCTgtacgacgtcggcgccgacacgACAGAGATtcccgacggcgagagggCGTGGATGCGGATGCGGCTCAACCTGGGTGCCTTGGAGGCGTACGTGCGCACCTTTAGCGCCTTCCAGGGCTGGCGGGACGCGCATCCCGAGGCGAGAAGCCGggacgagggtggcgagggaGACATTGCCGACATGCTCATGGATCGCATCGTCGAGTCGGAGCCGGAATGGAAGGCCATGGGGGCGCGGTGGAGGGAGGCCGAAGCCGAGACGGTCTGGGGCACCTACATTCTCTTGGCGAGAAGGAGCGAGGAGAGGTGA
- a CDS encoding G-protein coupled receptor: protein MPSTPSASSLPIAERLTQRQIDVLVTLERIGGSVSLIAVLLIFVAYAFIRRVRNVQNTFIVFASVSNIGASVASIIALDGLQAGKETALCQAQSFMFQMFMQSDPWWSLAMAINVFLVFYYRASPDSFRRWWWVYCLICYGGPFVIALSLLLVKNSKRGPVYGEATIWCWIDPKWDGIRIYTYYMLIWICIIGSILCYFLVGYHVFRSRNQLRSFPASKSREATHCEQVTAPPPAHHLPPFYLRWELTTSFTSLQATVDPPTGDGFYGTVVTEVHVVRSSAINTLSEPKRAHTVGFDNDSSPSLPRPPTSTPAMYYSTVTASAPRRRSFLSSMKRIVPVVHLAASKFVIDDPIKRAYLRTSFLFALSVLVTWIPSSLNRIHSWLDGTSPYEFHVATAAVLPLQGLWNFLIFFITSWSVVKQRMRGRSNTDVSGQDGHVSADRTIDRDRGTNNHLRHPSSETEFGEADSGTLGSDVELQRVADRSTKMLGFTSP from the exons ATGCCCTCAACTCCGTCAGCGAGCTCGTTGCCCATCGCAGAGCGCCTCACGCAGAGGCAAATTGACGTCTTGGTCACGCTCGAGCGTATAGGAGGGTCCGTCAGCCTCATTGCCGTCTTGTTAATCTTCGTCGCCTACGCATTCATTCGCCGTGTGCGCAACGTTCAGAATACATTTATCGTTTTTGCGAGCGTCTCCAACATCGGCGCCAGTGTTGCCAGCATCATCGCTCTCGACGGGTTACAGGCGGGTAAAGAGACGGCTCTTTGCCAAGCGCAAAGCTTCATGTTTCAAAT GTTCATGCAGTCAGACCCCTGGTGGTCGCTCGCCATGGCAATCAATGTTTTCCTCGTCTTCTACTACCGCGCAAGCCCCGACTCGTTCCGTCGCTGGTGGTGGGTGTACTGCCTGATCTGCTACGGCGGCCCCTTCGTCATTGCCCTCAGCTTGCTCCTAGTCAAGAACAGCAAGCGCGGTCCAGTTTACGGTGAGGCTACG ATATGGTGCTGGATCGACCCTAAGTGGGATGGCATCCGCATCTACACGTACTACATGCTCATCTGGATCTGCATCATCGGCTCCATTCTCTGCTATTTCTTGGTCGGATACCATGTCTTCCGCTCTCGAAACCAGCTGCGCAGCTTCCCTGCCTCCAAAAGCCGTGAGGCTACCCACTGCGAGCAGGTAACCGCACCCCCTCCCGCCCATCATCTCCCGCCCTTTTACCTTCGCTGGGAGTTGACCACTAGTTTCACCTCACTACAGGCCACGGTAGATCCCCCGACCGGCGATGGCTTCTACGGCACCGTCGTTACCGAGGTTCATGTTGTCCGCTCCAGTGCCATAAACACCCTCTCGGAGCCCAAGCGTGCTCATACCGTCGGCTTTGATAACGACTCGTCCCCGTCGCTTCCACGGCCGCCTACGAGCACCCCTGCCATGTACTACTCAACGGTTACGGCTTcggcacctcgccgccgcagttTCCTCTCATCCATGAAACGCATCGTCCCGGTCGTTCACCTCGCCGCTTCCAAGTTTGTCATCGATGATCCAATCAAGCGTGCCTACCTTCGCACGAGCTTTCTATTTGCACTCAGCGTCCTCGTCACCTGGATCCCCAGCAGCCTCAATCGCATCCATAGTTGGCTCGACGGCACATCTCCCTACGAGTTCCACGTCGCCACTGCTGCCGTGCTGCCCTTGCAGGGGCTTTGGAACTTCCTCATCTTCTTCATCACAAGCTGGAGCGTCGTCAAGCAGCGTATGCGCGGTAGATCCAACACCGATGTCTCGGGACAAGATGGTCACGTCAGTGCCGACAGGACCATCGACCGCGACCGAGGGACCAACAACCATCTGCGCCACCCCAGCTCCGAGACGGAATTTGGTGAGGCGGATTCTGGAACCTTGGGTAGCGATGTCGAGTTGCAGCGTGTGGCAGATCGATCCACCAAGATGTTAGGATTCACGTCGCCTTAA
- a CDS encoding hypothetical protein (related to calmodulin) encodes MQLLATDFLARTVVIHLRRARQPNTQHAAPEPPTLCSVLLCSFLLRAAAPRLSFRLCTPRNAAASTNYKEAFALFDKRGNGRVTVDSLGDLLRACGQNPTLAEIQELEKNAGSDFDFESFQRILNRPGGFREPGEPEEYCRGFQVFDKDMTGFIGVGQLKYILTNLGEKMTDEEVDELLKAVDTSSGQVNYTASLLAATGRGANGLLMTVALPELVRTILAN; translated from the exons ATGCAACTGCTGGCCACGGATTTCCTCGCACGAACCGTCGTCATCCACCTGCGCCGCGCCCGACAGCCCAACACGCAGCACGCAGCCCCCGAACCCCCAACGCTCTGCTCCGTTCTGCTCTGCTCCTTTCTGCTCCGCGCCGCCGCACCACGCCTCTCGTTCCGCCTCTGCACGCCTCGCAACGCCGCC GCCTCGACCAACTACAAGGAGGCCTTTGCCCTCTTCGACAAGCGCGGCAATGGCCGCGTCACGGTGGACAGCCTCGGCGACCTGCTGCGCGCCTGCGGCCAGAACCCGACGCTCGCCGAGATCCAAGAGCTCGAGAAGAATGCGGGCAGTGATT TTGATTTCGAATCCTTCCAGCGCATCCTCAACCGCCCCGGCGGTTTCCGCGAACCTGGCGAACCCGAAGAGTACTGCCGCGGCTTCCAGGTCTTTGACAAGGACATGACGGGcttcatcggcgtcggccagctcaagtacatcctgacgaacctcggcgagaagatgacggacgaggaggtggaCGAGCTACTCAAGGCCGTCGATACGAGCTCCGGCCAGGTCAACTACACCG CATCGTTGCTTGCCGCCACCGGCAGAGGTGCGAACGGGCTGCTGATGACCGTCGCTTTACCAGAACTTGTCCGGACCATTCTCGCCAATTAA
- a CDS encoding major facilitator superfamily transporter, whose protein sequence is MDCHLHSPAPVARPPPVYSPEKSAYLNYVTSESSTPEHTFASLSSFPSHHKAIKFGRGRYSDIELVPQPSDDPRDPLNWSQLRKNLSLAPLLIIVGLVGAMKTAFVTTGGAMAAHYRVSYTAIAALTAVPVIIASLTGFLSSVAAKLWGKRPVYMASTVLLVIGSIWNCTATNSYSSCMGARALQGLGWGAFDTLVMASIRDMYYEHERNMPMSVYNIVSITTTWGFPLIGGVASRNTTSFTVQFIIISAFFLPAIPLFALCASETAFDRSMAVTPPPPAPGFGGGPPWRPWRFRHRFNRETIAQYVRDNVRPFSFAGPKTLPTLLQTPRALFAPTTCLLFLLSSISHGTLWGLSMSNALLVTPLPLALDAANIGTLMTGPWMVGAAVVGGFCFYNVYFHKFTGKVTYAIVAAGTFLVLIGLLTFGLGLDNFMTHQASSPNRFFISEAASQISLPLLSLQLGTLAGGLYTFDAAIRPLLARSASFTSSSIAVAQRSIGDMHAGVVVLRGIAAGIFILCMPTAIAQAGGLKAATLALAIAQVLIAAAAVCLWRFCDETIWRADGKAMGLVDLRLLKQSTSFFDHD, encoded by the exons ATGGATTGCCACCTTCACAGTCCCGCCCCGGTGGCCAGACCGCCGCCGGTGTATTCCCCGGAAAAGTCGGCATACCTGAACTACGTCACTTCCGAATCCTCGACACCCGAACATACCTTCGCCTCGCTTTCATCTTTCCCAAGCCATCACAAGGCCATAAAGTTCGGCCGAGGAAGGTACTCCGATATAGAGCTGGTACCCCAGCCGAGCGATGACCCGCGTGATCCCTTG AACTGGTCGCAGTTGAGGAAAAACCTGAGCCTGGCTCCTCTTCTCATCATCGTTGGACTCGTCGGCGCTATGAAGACGGCATTTGTCACGACAGGCGGAGCCATGGCCGCCCACTATCGCGTGTCCTACACGGCCATCGCCGCACTGACGGCCGTTCCCGTCATCATCGCTTCCTTGACCGGCTTCCTGAGCTCGGTGGCTGCGAAGCTATGGGGCAAGAGACCGGTGTACATGGCTTCGACGGTGCTGCTCGTCATCGGTTCCATCTGGAACTGTACGGCTACCAACAGCTATTCCTCGTGCATGGGAGCTCGCGCCCTCCAAGGCCTTGGCTGGGGTGCCTTCGACACCTTGGTCATGGCCTCGATCCGAGACATGTACTAT GAGCACGAGCGAAACATGCCCATGTCTGTCTACAACATAGTTTCCATCACCACGACCTGGGGCTTCCCTCTTATTGGAGGCGTTGCTTCACGCAACACCACGTCTTTTACTGTCCAGTTCATCATCATCAGCGCCTTCTTCCTGCCCGCCATTCCGCTTTTCGCCCTCTGCGCCTCGGAGACAGCCTTTGACAGGTCTATGGCCGTAACACCTCCTCCACCTGCCCCTGGATTCGGCGGCGGTCCACCCTGGCGCCCCTGGCGCTTCCGTCACAGGTTCAACAGGGAAACCATCGCTCAGTATGTCAGAGACAACGTGAGACCGTTCTCTTTTGCCGGTCCTAAGACGCTGCCGACGCTACTACAAACCCCGCGCGCCCTCTTCGCCCCCACCACCtgcctcctcttcctcctgtCTTCCATCTCTCATGGAACGCTCTGGGGACTGTCCATGTCGAATGCTCTTCTTgtcacccccctcccccttgcTCTGGATGCTGCCAATATCGGAACGCTCATGACAGGCCCTTGGATGGTTGGTGCAGCTGTTGTTGGTGGCTTCTGCTTCTACAACGTGTACTTCCACAAGTTCACTGGCAAGGTCACTTACGCCATTGTCGCTGCCGGCACTTTTCTCGTTCTCATCGGCCTGCTCACATTCGGCCTCGGACTCGACAACTTCATGACGCACCAGGCTTCAAGTCCGAATCGCTTCTTCATATCCGAAGCTGCGAGCCAGATCAGCCTCCCTCTGCTCTCCCTTCAGCTGGGCACTCTTGCGGGCGGCTTGTACACATTCGATGCTGCAATCCGACCGCTGCTCGCCCGCTCGGCATCGTTTACCTCATccagcatcgccgtcgcACAACGCAGCATTGGGGACATGCACGCCGGTGTCGTCGTCTTGCGCGGtatcgccgccggcatcttTATTTTGTGCATGCCCACTGCCATTGCCCAAGCTGGCGGGCTCAAGGCAGCCACGCTCGCGCTTGCCATTGCGCAGGTTCTGattgccgctgccgccgtctgTCTATGGCGATTCTGCGACGAGACAATCTGGAGAGCCGATGGCAAGGCGATGGGCCTGGTGGATTTGCGCTTGTTGAAGCAGAGCACCAGTTTCTTTGATCACGATTGA